From a single Spongiibacter taiwanensis genomic region:
- a CDS encoding ion transporter — protein sequence MTEQETVKARMHRVIFGTETGAGRNFDVVLIIVILASVLALLLDSVASINDQYGHWLFAAEVAFTVLFTAEYVARIYCSPNRRAYIFSFYGIVDLIAVLPTYLAFFVPGAQHLLVIRIFRVLRIFRIFKLFHYMSEAQVLLRSLEASRHKISVFLVAVVTLVVVFGSLMYLIEGPQNGFSSLPRSIYWAIVTVTTVGYGDIAPGTPLGQAVAALAMVTSYAIIAIPTGILSAEFIRESQRQISRRQCQSCNKYGHEKDAVYCKHCGAKLPGSHPPY from the coding sequence ATGACGGAACAGGAAACCGTCAAGGCGCGGATGCACCGGGTGATATTTGGCACCGAAACCGGCGCCGGTCGCAACTTTGACGTTGTTCTGATTATTGTCATCCTCGCCAGTGTCCTCGCCCTGCTGCTCGACTCGGTCGCCAGCATCAACGATCAGTATGGCCATTGGCTATTTGCCGCCGAAGTTGCCTTTACGGTGCTTTTTACCGCTGAATATGTCGCACGGATTTACTGTTCACCCAATCGCCGAGCCTATATTTTCAGTTTCTATGGCATTGTTGACCTGATAGCAGTGCTGCCTACCTATTTGGCCTTTTTTGTGCCCGGCGCCCAGCATTTGTTGGTCATTCGAATTTTCCGGGTGCTGCGCATATTCCGCATATTCAAACTGTTTCACTATATGAGTGAAGCCCAGGTATTGCTCCGCTCGCTGGAAGCATCGCGCCATAAGATCTCTGTTTTTTTGGTGGCTGTGGTAACCCTTGTGGTGGTGTTCGGCTCGCTGATGTACCTGATCGAAGGGCCACAAAACGGTTTCTCCAGCCTGCCCCGCAGTATTTACTGGGCCATTGTCACGGTCACCACGGTAGGCTACGGCGACATTGCCCCCGGCACCCCGCTGGGACAGGCCGTCGCAGCACTGGCCATGGTCACCAGCTACGCGATCATTGCCATTCCCACTGGCATTCTGAGTGCGGAATTTATTCGGGAGAGCCAGCGCCAGATCAGCCGGCGCCAATGCCAGAGTTGCAACAAGTATGGTCACGAGAAGGACGCAGTGTATTGCAAACACTGCGGTGCCAAGCTACCGGGCAGCCACCCGCCCTACTGA
- the bioA gene encoding adenosylmethionine--8-amino-7-oxononanoate transaminase, translating into MSDYQNASAAQWQQWDEQHIWHPYSSALQRPDIFPVVSAQGVRLQLADGRTLVDGMSSWWSAIHGYNHPVLNKAATDQLANMSHVMFGGLTHQPAASLGKRLVDITPAPLRRVFISDSGSVAVEVAIKMALQYWISKGKKAKSRLLALRSGYHGDTFATMAVCDPVTGMHHLFSEVLPQHLFAPSPNVAFNETATDADMAPIKTLLEQHHDELAAVIVEPIVQGAGGMRFYSPHYLRLLRGLCDEFGVLLIHDEIATGFGRTGELFACDHAGISPDIMCVGKALTGGYLSLAATLCTEEIAVGICEGEAGVFMHGPTFMGNPLACSVANASIDLLLSDDWRRNIARLQRGLQAGLASARELPGVKEVRCLGGIGVIEMEHPVSMASIQKRFVDAGIWIRPFGKLIYTMPPYIISDEDLAYLCRQMVAVVEQESAR; encoded by the coding sequence ATGTCGGACTATCAAAACGCCAGCGCGGCACAATGGCAACAATGGGACGAACAACACATCTGGCACCCCTACTCCTCGGCACTGCAACGCCCGGATATTTTTCCGGTGGTATCCGCCCAGGGTGTGCGCCTGCAGTTAGCCGATGGTCGCACGCTGGTCGACGGCATGTCTTCCTGGTGGTCGGCCATTCACGGCTACAATCACCCCGTGCTCAACAAAGCCGCCACCGATCAACTCGCCAACATGTCCCATGTGATGTTTGGCGGGCTGACCCACCAACCGGCTGCCAGTCTTGGCAAGCGCCTGGTCGACATCACCCCCGCACCACTGCGCCGGGTATTTATTTCTGACTCAGGCTCCGTGGCGGTAGAAGTGGCGATCAAAATGGCCCTGCAATACTGGATTTCCAAGGGCAAAAAAGCCAAATCCAGATTGCTGGCCTTGCGCAGCGGCTACCACGGCGACACTTTTGCCACCATGGCCGTTTGCGACCCGGTTACCGGCATGCATCATCTGTTCAGCGAAGTGCTGCCGCAACACCTGTTTGCGCCCTCGCCTAATGTCGCCTTCAACGAGACGGCAACCGATGCGGATATGGCGCCGATAAAGACGCTGCTGGAACAGCATCACGATGAATTAGCCGCCGTGATCGTGGAGCCGATTGTGCAGGGCGCGGGCGGAATGCGCTTCTATTCCCCCCACTATCTTCGCCTGTTACGGGGCCTGTGTGATGAGTTTGGCGTGTTGTTGATTCACGACGAGATTGCGACAGGGTTCGGCCGTACCGGCGAGCTGTTCGCCTGTGATCATGCCGGCATCAGCCCGGACATCATGTGCGTGGGCAAAGCCCTGACCGGCGGCTACCTCAGCCTCGCCGCCACCCTGTGCACCGAGGAAATTGCCGTAGGCATCTGCGAGGGGGAAGCGGGTGTTTTCATGCATGGCCCCACCTTTATGGGAAACCCGCTGGCATGCAGCGTGGCCAATGCCAGTATCGATCTATTGTTGAGTGACGACTGGCGGCGCAACATTGCCCGGCTTCAGCGTGGTTTGCAGGCCGGTCTTGCTTCAGCCCGAGAGCTACCGGGTGTGAAAGAAGTGCGCTGCCTTGGCGGAATCGGGGTCATCGAAATGGAACATCCCGTCAGTATGGCCAGTATCCAAAAGCGCTTTGTCGATGCCGGCATATGGATTCGGCCCTTCGGCAAACTCATTTACACCATGCCGCCCTACATTATCAGTGACGAAGATTTAGCGTATTTGTGCCGCCAAATGGTGGCCGTAGTCGAACAGGAATCCGCCAGATGA
- a CDS encoding EF-hand domain-containing protein, producing MPALLRVLCLSLFPLISIASPFNSEPAEVDREQQLERAKDAKNAVFTALDSDGNDQLTREEASLELSLSRDFDDFDHNGDGVVDRQEYLRERHAAESNIEEVQ from the coding sequence ATGCCTGCCTTATTGCGTGTGCTGTGTTTGTCGTTATTTCCCTTGATCAGTATCGCTTCGCCCTTCAATAGCGAGCCCGCAGAGGTGGATAGAGAGCAGCAGCTCGAGCGGGCCAAAGATGCAAAGAATGCGGTTTTTACTGCGCTTGATAGTGATGGCAACGATCAGCTGACCCGAGAGGAGGCTTCCCTTGAGTTGTCTCTGAGCCGGGATTTCGATGATTTCGACCACAATGGCGATGGTGTTGTGGATCGTCAGGAGTATCTGAGAGAGCGTCACGCCGCTGAGTCGAATATTGAAGAAGTGCAATAA
- a CDS encoding ABC transporter ATP-binding protein: MIAVENLVKTVVSGQQPLEILKGLNTEIKAGQSIAIIGPSGAGKSTLLGLLAGLDTPTAGRVMIDGHSLSDMNEDERADLRSRYVGFVFQSFQLLPGLTALENVMLPLELKGQTNATEVATRYLAEVGLSERQAHYPRHLSGGEQQRVALARAFAVQPQILFADEPTGNLDAATGEHIVELMFRMNQQSSTTLVLVTHELALARRCDRVLELRNGQLTEGPA, encoded by the coding sequence ATGATCGCGGTGGAAAATCTCGTCAAGACGGTGGTATCCGGGCAGCAGCCCCTGGAAATATTGAAAGGCTTGAATACGGAAATCAAGGCGGGACAGAGCATTGCCATTATTGGCCCCTCAGGTGCGGGTAAATCCACCTTGCTCGGCTTGTTGGCGGGTCTGGATACACCAACCGCCGGCCGGGTGATGATCGACGGTCACTCCCTCAGCGACATGAATGAGGATGAGCGCGCTGATTTGCGCTCGCGCTATGTGGGCTTTGTGTTTCAGTCCTTTCAATTATTGCCAGGGCTGACGGCGCTGGAAAACGTCATGCTACCCCTGGAACTCAAGGGTCAGACCAATGCGACCGAGGTGGCAACGCGGTATTTGGCAGAAGTGGGCTTGAGCGAGCGCCAGGCACACTATCCTCGACATTTATCCGGGGGTGAGCAGCAGCGGGTGGCCCTGGCCCGGGCATTCGCGGTGCAGCCGCAAATACTGTTTGCCGACGAGCCCACCGGCAACCTCGATGCCGCCACCGGCGAGCATATTGTCGAGTTGATGTTTCGCATGAACCAGCAGTCGAGCACTACGCTGGTGTTGGTGACCCACGAATTGGCGCTGGCTCGGCGTTGTGACCGGGTACTTGAATTGCGCAACGGTCAGCTAACCGAGGGCCCGGCCTGA
- a CDS encoding porin family protein has protein sequence MKKCNNTNSGTNNPKVRSEEMNDAESIIFLQKLGAEPVSRFGGNHSGRNRLMRSTMKKMLIVCAASSGAVFATSSAMAAPEAPNLYVGANYGVYKDRGGDFDEDDDFKEFLVGLQFNSFLAVEGSYLDFGSFGGDVGKADIDGYDLAIVGRLPVTDSFSLFAKAGQLFWDADVRVAGLKDSYDGDEPFFGVGADFYVTNNLAVVLEYDRYKIDLEDSNLPGPGSNFEGDMDTFKVGARLAF, from the coding sequence TTGAAGAAGTGCAATAATACCAATTCAGGAACTAACAACCCGAAAGTCCGCTCCGAAGAAATGAACGACGCAGAATCAATTATTTTTCTGCAGAAACTCGGCGCCGAACCGGTATCTCGGTTCGGCGGGAATCATTCAGGGAGAAACAGACTTATGCGTTCCACAATGAAAAAAATGTTGATTGTATGTGCCGCATCAAGTGGTGCTGTGTTTGCAACTTCTTCGGCCATGGCCGCGCCGGAAGCACCTAACCTGTACGTCGGTGCCAATTACGGTGTTTACAAGGATCGTGGCGGCGATTTTGACGAAGATGACGATTTCAAAGAGTTTCTCGTAGGCCTGCAATTCAACTCCTTCCTCGCCGTTGAGGGGAGCTACCTCGATTTTGGTTCATTTGGCGGTGATGTAGGCAAAGCCGATATTGACGGCTATGACCTGGCGATTGTTGGGCGCCTGCCGGTTACCGATAGCTTTAGTCTGTTTGCGAAGGCCGGTCAGTTGTTCTGGGACGCCGATGTTCGCGTGGCGGGCTTAAAGGATAGTTATGATGGTGACGAACCTTTCTTTGGTGTTGGTGCTGATTTCTATGTGACCAATAACCTGGCGGTGGTCCTTGAGTACGATCGCTACAAAATCGATTTGGAAGACTCCAATTTGCCCGGCCCGGGGTCAAACTTTGAGGGCGATATGGATACCTTCAAGGTAGGTGCGCGACTCGCGTTTTAA
- a CDS encoding class II fumarate hydratase → MGFRVEQDSMGDVQVPESALYGAQTQRAVDNFPISDLTLPHTFIHAVVRIKRCAAMVNAEAGLLDADIYQGISLAAEQLLAGEHADQFPVDVFQTGSGTSTNMNVNEVLASLASRHCGRPVSPNDHVNMSQSSNDVIPTAIHLSSTIALTDALLPALEHLEAVIQRRADEFSSVIKTGRTHLMDAMPLSLGQELGAWRSQLAKNRVRLQSLLPQLCQLSQGGTAVGSGVNAPPLFAEKFCTAISADTGINFVSNGSLFEGIASQDTAVALSGQLRTLAVTLMKISNDLRWMNSGPLAGLGEIQLPALQPGSSIMPGKVNPVIPEAVAMVAAQVMGNDAAIAVAGQSGNFQLNVMLPLIAHNLLQSIGLLASGMTVLADKAMADFQVNQSRLDEALARNPILVTALNPKIGYLKAADIAKRAYQEGRPVLDVAEEMTEYSRAELAEILDPAKLAR, encoded by the coding sequence ATGGGGTTTCGAGTAGAGCAGGACAGCATGGGCGACGTTCAGGTGCCGGAATCGGCCCTCTATGGCGCCCAAACCCAACGGGCCGTCGACAATTTTCCCATCAGCGACCTTACGCTGCCGCATACGTTTATCCACGCGGTGGTGCGCATCAAGCGCTGTGCCGCCATGGTGAATGCCGAGGCCGGATTGCTGGATGCCGACATCTACCAGGGAATCAGTTTGGCAGCGGAACAATTGCTAGCCGGGGAGCACGCAGATCAGTTTCCAGTTGATGTATTTCAAACGGGTTCTGGCACCAGCACGAATATGAATGTGAACGAGGTGCTGGCAAGCCTGGCCTCGCGGCATTGCGGTCGCCCGGTGAGCCCCAATGATCACGTCAATATGAGTCAGAGCAGTAACGATGTGATCCCCACGGCGATTCACCTGAGCAGCACGATTGCGCTGACCGACGCGCTCCTGCCGGCGCTGGAGCATTTAGAGGCAGTCATCCAGCGCCGGGCTGACGAGTTTTCGTCGGTGATCAAGACCGGGCGCACCCATTTGATGGATGCCATGCCCTTGAGCCTGGGACAGGAGCTGGGGGCGTGGCGCAGCCAGCTGGCCAAAAATCGGGTGCGGCTACAGAGCTTGCTGCCCCAGTTGTGCCAGCTCTCCCAGGGTGGCACGGCAGTCGGCAGTGGTGTTAACGCGCCCCCGCTGTTTGCCGAGAAGTTCTGCACCGCCATCAGCGCTGATACCGGCATTAACTTTGTCAGTAACGGTTCGCTGTTCGAGGGCATTGCCAGCCAGGATACCGCGGTGGCACTGTCGGGTCAGTTGCGTACCCTGGCGGTGACGCTGATGAAAATCAGCAATGATCTTCGCTGGATGAACAGCGGCCCGCTGGCGGGCCTCGGTGAAATTCAGCTGCCGGCGCTGCAGCCCGGCAGTAGCATCATGCCGGGTAAAGTGAATCCCGTCATTCCCGAAGCGGTGGCAATGGTCGCCGCCCAAGTGATGGGAAATGACGCGGCCATTGCGGTCGCGGGGCAGTCGGGCAATTTTCAGCTCAATGTGATGTTGCCCCTCATTGCTCATAATCTGCTGCAAAGTATCGGGCTGCTTGCCAGCGGCATGACCGTGCTGGCAGACAAGGCAATGGCGGATTTTCAGGTGAATCAGTCGCGCCTTGATGAGGCCTTGGCCCGCAACCCGATTCTGGTTACTGCCCTGAACCCCAAAATTGGCTACCTGAAGGCAGCGGATATTGCCAAACGAGCTTACCAGGAGGGGCGCCCAGTGTTGGATGTGGCGGAAGAGATGACCGAATACTCCCGGGCGGAACTGGCCGAGATACTCGACCCAGCAAAGCTGGCGCGTTAG
- a CDS encoding ABC transporter permease: MLLLALRNVRRGWRGGELALLALSLVLAVAIVSGIAGFSQRLQSAMGEQSQHFLAAQRVLKSPRPVPDQWLNTAAELGLDQAQLVSFRSMVMAGDSMQLAAIKAASAAYPLLGELETSDQIFSAGQTASEGPKPGEIWLDSRLFALLDIQPGDLVVVGEVSLVASKVLVSQPDQGAVNSLFAPGALMNLADLAASDVVQPGSRVSYRYLFNGDTADLDAFRDALEGQLQAGHKWLDLADGQPALATTLARAETYLLLAASLGVALAGVAVALAARRYGERHLDQVAVMKVMGASRRYILKLFTLELVLIAVTATLIGGALGVAVQHSLVGALASLLPSSLPDTDGRPLLVGGLTALLCVAIFALPPIWRLSRVSPMRMLRRDPESGGRHNLLAGAVGLAGVAGMMWWYSGDPLLAGALLGGSLTLILLAAVTVLQLLALAKRLARQGTNSRLRLVLAAVYRRRHANAFQVACFALALMALATLALLRESLVDDWQVQLQEGAPNHFLINIQQAELAPLRRFFDRHKVTYAGLYPMVRGRLSHIDGQSLAEIPGIDAGEGNIDREMNLSWADQLPGDNVLVAGRWWATGDSEAEVLPVSVEQDLAEQLQLALGSGLTFDLGGQQLHAKVTSIRQLDWASMRPNFYFIFPPDSLSHYAGSYITSFYLEGERKGLLSDLLRAFPTFTLIEIDAVLAQMKVMVAQLSAAVAVILVMVLLCALLVTIANVQASLDSRLRENALLRTLGASSALIRSSLLAEFLVMGVLAGLLAGLGANLILFAVQKWGLDMAPQWHGSGLLLAPLVGGLTFALIGWLGCRQVISRSPLPVLRQAQA; the protein is encoded by the coding sequence ATGTTGCTGCTTGCCCTGCGCAATGTGCGGCGCGGTTGGCGCGGCGGTGAGCTAGCTCTGCTGGCCCTGTCGCTGGTATTGGCCGTGGCCATTGTCAGTGGCATTGCCGGCTTTTCCCAGCGATTGCAGAGCGCGATGGGCGAACAAAGCCAGCATTTTCTGGCGGCCCAGCGGGTACTGAAATCGCCGCGTCCGGTGCCCGATCAATGGCTGAACACAGCAGCGGAGTTGGGTCTGGACCAGGCCCAACTGGTGTCGTTCCGGTCGATGGTGATGGCCGGCGACAGCATGCAGCTTGCCGCCATCAAGGCAGCCAGTGCCGCTTACCCCTTGTTAGGGGAATTAGAGACCAGCGATCAAATATTTTCAGCAGGCCAAACCGCATCCGAAGGCCCAAAGCCCGGTGAAATCTGGCTCGACTCCCGCCTGTTTGCCCTGCTCGATATTCAGCCTGGCGACCTGGTGGTTGTGGGTGAGGTGAGCCTGGTGGCCTCCAAGGTGCTAGTGAGCCAGCCTGATCAGGGCGCGGTGAACAGCTTGTTTGCGCCGGGTGCGCTGATGAATCTGGCCGACTTGGCAGCCAGTGATGTGGTGCAACCCGGCAGCCGAGTGTCGTATCGCTATCTGTTCAATGGTGACACCGCTGACCTGGACGCCTTTCGCGACGCATTGGAAGGTCAGTTGCAAGCGGGACACAAATGGCTGGATCTTGCCGACGGCCAACCGGCTTTGGCAACGACTCTGGCGCGGGCAGAGACCTACCTCTTGCTCGCCGCCAGCTTGGGTGTTGCGTTGGCCGGGGTGGCCGTGGCCCTGGCAGCCAGACGCTATGGTGAGCGCCATTTGGATCAGGTGGCAGTGATGAAGGTGATGGGCGCCAGCCGGCGCTACATTTTAAAGCTATTTACCCTGGAGCTGGTGTTGATCGCGGTCACCGCGACCCTCATTGGCGGCGCGCTGGGGGTGGCCGTTCAGCACAGCCTGGTTGGTGCGCTGGCCAGCCTGCTACCGTCCAGCCTGCCCGATACCGATGGGCGGCCGTTACTCGTGGGTGGTCTGACCGCGCTGCTTTGCGTCGCGATATTTGCGTTACCGCCCATCTGGCGACTGAGCCGGGTATCGCCAATGCGGATGTTACGGCGGGACCCGGAGTCCGGTGGCAGGCACAATTTGCTGGCCGGGGCAGTGGGCCTTGCCGGGGTTGCCGGCATGATGTGGTGGTATAGCGGCGACCCTTTGCTGGCGGGCGCCCTGTTGGGCGGCTCCCTGACCCTGATATTGCTGGCGGCCGTGACCGTGCTGCAGTTGTTAGCACTGGCAAAAAGGCTTGCTCGCCAAGGCACTAATAGCCGCTTGCGACTGGTACTGGCGGCGGTGTATCGGCGCCGTCATGCCAATGCCTTTCAGGTGGCTTGCTTTGCCCTGGCGCTGATGGCCCTCGCGACCCTGGCGTTGCTGCGCGAATCCCTGGTGGATGACTGGCAGGTACAATTACAAGAGGGCGCACCCAATCATTTTCTGATCAATATTCAGCAAGCAGAGCTAGCGCCCCTGCGCCGTTTTTTTGATCGCCATAAGGTAACTTACGCCGGGTTGTATCCCATGGTGCGGGGAAGGCTCAGCCATATCGATGGCCAAAGCCTGGCCGAGATTCCCGGCATTGATGCCGGGGAGGGCAATATCGACCGGGAAATGAATCTCAGCTGGGCTGACCAACTCCCAGGCGACAACGTTTTGGTGGCGGGACGCTGGTGGGCCACGGGCGATAGCGAAGCAGAGGTGTTGCCGGTGTCGGTAGAGCAGGACCTGGCTGAGCAGCTGCAATTGGCGCTCGGCAGTGGGTTGACCTTTGATCTTGGCGGGCAACAATTACACGCCAAAGTAACGAGTATTCGCCAGCTGGACTGGGCGAGCATGCGGCCCAATTTCTATTTTATCTTCCCCCCGGATAGCCTCAGCCACTACGCGGGTAGCTACATCACCAGTTTCTACCTGGAGGGTGAGCGCAAAGGCCTGCTATCGGATTTATTGCGCGCCTTTCCCACTTTTACCCTGATTGAAATTGATGCGGTGCTGGCGCAAATGAAGGTGATGGTGGCACAACTGTCTGCGGCGGTGGCGGTGATTCTGGTGATGGTGCTGCTTTGCGCCCTGCTGGTGACCATTGCCAATGTGCAGGCCAGCCTTGATAGCCGCCTGCGCGAAAATGCCTTGCTGAGAACCTTGGGCGCCAGCAGCGCGCTGATTCGCAGCAGTCTGTTAGCCGAGTTTTTGGTGATGGGCGTGCTGGCGGGTTTGCTGGCAGGGTTGGGTGCCAACCTGATTTTGTTTGCCGTACAAAAGTGGGGGCTGGACATGGCGCCTCAGTGGCATGGCAGCGGGTTGCTGTTGGCACCACTGGTTGGCGGGCTCACCTTTGCGTTGATCGGCTGGCTGGGCTGTCGCCAGGTGATTAGTCGCTCGCCCTTGCCGGTGCTGCGCCAGGCTCAGGCCTGA
- a CDS encoding arylesterase, whose protein sequence is MNTIFLWLLPGRRISRHTPISKALRGALLLLMLCTGWARADTVLLLGDSLSAAYRIPQEASWPELMAKQFPEAAVLKNASVSGETTAGGLARLPALLAENEVDLLIIELGGNDGLRGYPIASIRQNLEKMIKLGQAEGAQVLLVGMHIPPNYGRRYTEQFHQIYVQLAKTHELPLVPFLLEGVATNPALMQSDGIHPTAEAQPVIRDLVTPAVLTLLSDNHP, encoded by the coding sequence ATGAACACTATTTTCCTTTGGTTGCTGCCGGGGCGCCGCATTTCCCGGCACACCCCGATCAGTAAAGCCCTGCGAGGGGCGCTGCTCCTGTTGATGCTCTGTACCGGCTGGGCCCGGGCCGACACCGTCTTACTACTCGGCGACAGCCTGAGCGCAGCTTATCGCATTCCCCAGGAAGCCAGCTGGCCAGAACTTATGGCCAAACAATTCCCTGAGGCGGCGGTCTTGAAAAACGCCAGTGTCAGTGGCGAAACCACCGCTGGCGGTCTGGCACGTTTGCCGGCCCTGCTAGCAGAGAATGAGGTTGATCTGCTGATCATTGAGCTTGGCGGTAATGATGGCCTGCGCGGCTACCCAATAGCCAGCATACGTCAGAACCTGGAGAAGATGATCAAGCTCGGGCAGGCAGAAGGCGCCCAGGTCCTGCTGGTGGGGATGCATATCCCGCCCAACTATGGTCGCCGCTATACCGAGCAATTCCACCAGATTTACGTCCAGCTCGCCAAGACGCACGAGCTGCCCCTGGTGCCGTTCTTGCTCGAGGGAGTAGCAACCAATCCGGCTCTGATGCAATCCGACGGCATTCACCCGACCGCCGAGGCTCAGCCGGTGATTCGCGATCTGGTCACCCCCGCAGTGCTAACGTTGCTCAGCGACAATCACCCCTAA